Within Pseudomonas cichorii, the genomic segment CTTGTAGCCACCAAACGGCAACAGTGCCCCGCCATCGAGAATGGCCTTGGGGTCTTCGGTGGGCTGTCCATTGCGATCCACACCCATGCCTGCTGGCAGCATTCGCCCTTCCCGTGCAGCGATCTGCACATCGCCATGGGCGATGGCGCTGGTCGCCAGATCGAACACCACCGGTTCACCCCCGGCACGGGGCGCTGCAAAGGCAATCGGGTTGGTGCCAAACAGCGGTTGTTGCGCACCATGGGGCACGACGCAGGTCATGCTGTTGACCACACTCAGCGCCACAAAGCCTTGTTGGGCAAAGGGTTCGACATCCGGCCATAGCGCTGCGAAATGATGAGAGTTGCGAATGGCCAGAATCCCGATCCCGGCGTTCGCAACCTTTTCGACAAGCAGTGAACGAGCAGCCTCCAGGGCTGGCTGGGCAAAACCGTTGGCAGCATCGACCCTGACGAAGGCCCCGGCAACATCTTCGACCACAGGCACCGTCTGGCCATCGACCCAGCCACTGGCCAGGGACGACAGGTAGCCTGGAATGCGAAAGATGCCGTGGCTGTGAGAGCCATCGCGTTGTGCGCTGGCGCAGTTTTCGGCCAATACGCGAGCGGTCTGCGGCGAAGTACCATGGGCCAGAAATATCTGCTGAAGCAGATCGGCCAACTGCTGATACGAAACGGTTCTGAACTGCTCATTATCACGAGTTGCGGACATCCAGAGCTCCGGTGTCAAGGTTGAAAAAGCAAGTATCGGCGCATCTGAAAATATCGCTGCGTCCTTCGGAAAAACGTCCAGACCGTTTTTTACATCAATGAGAGCCGATCACATTCACGATGAAATACTCCTCTGCCTGATACTCAATAGCCATACATTGTTCTCTACAGTAGACATCAGGAGGTAGAATGCCCCACGGTAAAGACCGGAGAGCCAATGAGCGCCCCCAACCTCAGCGAAGCAGAATATGACGCAATAACCGATGCCGCCGCGCATTGGTGCATGCGCCTGCATGCCGATGACTGCACGGATGCGGAGCGAAAGGTTTTCAATCAATGGCTCAATGCTCATCCACAGCATGCGATCGAATACCAAGCAATGCTGGAGATATGGGATATTTCCGAGCAGGTCACGCCCGCCAATCCGGCCCCGGTTATCGAACTCAAGCCGCAAGCACCCAAGGCTCCGTCCTACCGCAAACGCTCGCGCCGTCACTACGCCGTCGCTGCCACGATT encodes:
- a CDS encoding Ldh family oxidoreductase: MSATRDNEQFRTVSYQQLADLLQQIFLAHGTSPQTARVLAENCASAQRDGSHSHGIFRIPGYLSSLASGWVDGQTVPVVEDVAGAFVRVDAANGFAQPALEAARSLLVEKVANAGIGILAIRNSHHFAALWPDVEPFAQQGFVALSVVNSMTCVVPHGAQQPLFGTNPIAFAAPRAGGEPVVFDLATSAIAHGDVQIAAREGRMLPAGMGVDRNGQPTEDPKAILDGGALLPFGGYKGSALSMMVELLAAGLTGGNFSFEFDWSKHPGAQTPWTGQLLIVIDPDRGGSGQQFAQRSEELVRQMQGAGQERIPGDRRYALRARSLAAGIDIEVSDWERLEALARS